The Streptomyces sp. P9-A4 genome contains a region encoding:
- a CDS encoding class F sortase: protein MNRRRHPSRTAAAPALLLAALVALTGCSAGAVPETPPARISQAGGTPTPAPAKTAGPVKPLARSLPVRVRVPAAGVDTGPVLELGLAADGTVEVPSVADADRIGWYGKGVTPGETGPAVLIGHFDTARGPAVLKNVSRVRVGDEITVSRADGTTAVFRVRALEQVDKDDFPTAKVYGDTRGPELRLVTCGGELTDGHRPDNIILYADLVAARAA, encoded by the coding sequence GTGAACCGTCGCCGTCACCCCTCCCGTACCGCCGCCGCCCCCGCCCTCCTCCTCGCCGCCCTCGTCGCGCTCACCGGCTGTTCCGCCGGGGCCGTGCCCGAGACTCCGCCCGCGCGGATCTCGCAGGCCGGCGGCACGCCCACGCCCGCACCCGCGAAGACCGCCGGGCCCGTGAAGCCGCTCGCGCGTTCGCTGCCCGTCCGGGTCCGGGTGCCCGCCGCCGGCGTCGACACCGGGCCGGTGCTCGAACTGGGGCTCGCCGCCGACGGGACCGTGGAGGTGCCCTCGGTCGCGGACGCCGACCGCATCGGCTGGTACGGCAAGGGCGTCACGCCCGGCGAGACGGGTCCCGCCGTCCTCATCGGGCACTTCGACACCGCCCGCGGCCCGGCGGTCCTGAAGAACGTCTCCCGGGTGCGCGTCGGCGACGAGATCACCGTGTCCCGCGCGGACGGCACCACCGCGGTCTTCCGCGTCAGGGCACTGGAGCAGGTCGACAAGGACGACTTCCCGACCGCCAAGGTGTACGGCGACACCCGGGGGCCCGAGCTGCGGCTCGTCACCTGCGGCGGGGAGCTGACCGACGGCCACCGCCCCGACAACATCATTCTGTACGCGGACCTCGTGGCCGCGCGGGCCGCCTGA
- the pstA gene encoding phosphate ABC transporter permease PstA, translated as MTIAPERPRLRPPAEKSPPPGPEHRRTTGSLRASDVYAVLGAAAASLALTWLVFARLLPFSGTVGFALVAYVLFLGLYALLVSFDEDGPAVRDRIAGVVVRTFGLVLLTVLVFVVAFTLWEGREALVHLNFFTQDMSLAGPLEPLDVGGILHAVVGTLEQVGIALALTVPTGIVCAVFLTEVPGAFARLVRTVVEAMTALPSIVAGLFVYATVILGLGMERSGLAASLALSVMMLPIIIRAADVVIRLVPGTLREASYAMGSSRWRTVWHVVLPTARSGLTTAVILGTARGVGETSPVLLTAGFTAELNALPTSGAQVSLPLATFELVKSPEPNMIARGFGTAAVLMLLVLLLFVLARIAGGRGPGQLTKRQERRRAEASRRDAARAERSAPVSPRSTP; from the coding sequence ATGACCATCGCCCCGGAGCGGCCGCGGCTGCGCCCGCCCGCCGAGAAGTCCCCGCCGCCCGGACCCGAACACCGCCGGACCACCGGCAGCCTGCGCGCCTCCGACGTGTACGCCGTGCTCGGCGCCGCCGCCGCCTCGCTCGCCCTCACCTGGCTGGTCTTCGCCCGCCTGCTGCCCTTCAGCGGCACCGTCGGCTTCGCCCTCGTCGCGTACGTCCTCTTCCTCGGGCTCTACGCGCTGCTCGTCTCCTTCGACGAGGACGGGCCCGCCGTACGCGACCGGATCGCGGGCGTCGTCGTCCGCACCTTCGGTCTCGTGCTCCTCACCGTCCTCGTCTTCGTCGTCGCCTTCACCCTCTGGGAGGGCCGCGAGGCCCTGGTCCACCTCAACTTCTTCACCCAGGACATGAGCCTTGCGGGCCCCCTCGAACCGCTCGACGTCGGCGGCATCCTGCACGCCGTCGTCGGCACCCTCGAACAGGTCGGCATCGCCCTCGCGCTCACCGTGCCCACCGGCATCGTCTGCGCGGTCTTCCTCACCGAGGTGCCGGGTGCCTTCGCCCGCCTCGTCCGCACCGTCGTCGAGGCCATGACGGCGCTGCCCTCGATCGTCGCGGGCCTCTTCGTCTACGCGACCGTCATCCTCGGCCTCGGCATGGAGCGCTCCGGCCTCGCCGCCTCCCTGGCCCTCTCCGTGATGATGCTGCCGATCATCATCCGCGCCGCCGACGTCGTCATCCGGCTGGTCCCCGGCACGCTGCGGGAGGCCTCGTACGCCATGGGGTCCTCGCGCTGGCGCACCGTCTGGCACGTGGTGCTGCCCACCGCCCGCTCGGGGCTCACCACGGCCGTGATCCTCGGTACCGCGCGCGGGGTGGGGGAGACCTCGCCCGTGCTGCTCACCGCCGGTTTCACCGCCGAGCTGAACGCCCTGCCGACCTCCGGCGCCCAGGTCTCCCTGCCGCTCGCCACCTTCGAGCTCGTCAAGTCGCCCGAACCGAACATGATCGCCCGCGGCTTCGGCACCGCCGCCGTCCTCATGCTGCTCGTCCTGCTCCTCTTCGTCCTCGCCCGGATCGCGGGCGGGCGAGGCCCCGGACAGCTGACGAAGCGCCAGGAGCGGCGCCGGGCCGAGGCGTCCCGTCGCGACGCCGCCCGCGCGGAACGATCCGCACCCGTATCGCCGAGGAGTACGCCGTGA
- the pstS gene encoding phosphate ABC transporter substrate-binding protein PstS — MRAVSATRTLLGLAAVLCALLALLVQPPAAQAAGYTKITGSGSTWSSNAVEQWRRNIGANTGLTVNFNANGSSQGREQFKNGTVDFAVSEIPYGLKDGNATDVPPRRGYAYMPIVAGGTAFMYNLRISGRQVTNLRLSGPVLARIFTGRLTMWNAPEIKADNPGLTLPARRIVPVVRSDGSGTTAQFTTWLAKEQGAVWNDYCRRAGRDTPCGMTSYFPVVPGTTTVAKSGSLGVSAHVRQPQGEGAITYVEYSYAINAHFPVAKILNSAGYYVEPTASSVAVALLRARINDDKNSTDYLTQILDGVYRTNDRRGYPLSSYSYMVVPTTETAPHTRDKGRSIGTFARYFLCEGQQQAEELGYSPLPKNLVQAGFEQVRRIPGAPTGAVDLSGCRNPTFSADGTNTLARNAPMPKACDKRGATQCGDGTGGARGSNTPVNNGGSAAGGGSTGGSGNANGSTAGGTQGSGANDGSTTGGSGGGTGSATNSGTGNGGSSGGGTAAGAGSASGGGTGGGAVDPDTGEVLAGDAGGGNGATGGGDSGTGIVGTPVTLAAETGGGLRGVLMALSVILLLATVVGPPLVGRALTARARRQGGTR, encoded by the coding sequence GTGAGAGCCGTGTCCGCCACCCGCACCCTGCTGGGCCTCGCCGCCGTCCTGTGCGCGCTGCTCGCCCTGCTCGTCCAGCCGCCCGCCGCACAGGCCGCCGGCTACACCAAGATCACCGGGTCCGGCTCCACCTGGAGCTCCAACGCCGTCGAGCAGTGGCGCCGCAACATCGGCGCCAACACCGGACTGACCGTCAACTTCAACGCCAACGGCTCCTCCCAGGGCCGCGAGCAGTTCAAGAACGGCACCGTCGACTTCGCCGTCTCCGAGATCCCGTACGGCCTCAAGGACGGCAACGCCACCGATGTGCCGCCCCGCCGCGGCTACGCGTACATGCCGATCGTCGCCGGTGGCACCGCCTTCATGTACAACCTGCGGATCAGCGGCCGCCAGGTCACCAACCTGCGCCTCTCCGGACCCGTCCTCGCGAGGATCTTCACCGGCCGGCTGACCATGTGGAACGCGCCCGAGATCAAGGCCGACAACCCCGGCCTCACCCTCCCCGCGCGCCGCATCGTCCCCGTGGTGCGCTCCGACGGCTCGGGCACCACCGCCCAGTTCACCACCTGGCTCGCCAAGGAGCAGGGCGCCGTCTGGAACGACTACTGCCGGCGGGCCGGCCGTGACACGCCCTGCGGCATGACCTCGTACTTCCCGGTGGTGCCCGGCACCACCACCGTCGCCAAGTCCGGCTCCCTCGGCGTCTCCGCCCACGTCCGCCAGCCGCAGGGCGAGGGGGCCATCACCTACGTCGAGTACTCGTACGCGATCAACGCCCACTTCCCGGTCGCCAAGATCCTCAACTCCGCCGGGTACTACGTCGAACCGACCGCCTCCAGCGTCGCCGTCGCCCTGCTCAGGGCCCGGATCAACGACGACAAGAACTCGACCGACTACCTCACCCAGATCCTCGACGGCGTCTACCGCACCAACGACCGCCGCGGCTACCCGCTCTCCAGCTACAGCTACATGGTCGTCCCCACCACCGAGACGGCCCCGCACACCCGCGACAAGGGCCGCTCGATCGGCACCTTCGCCCGCTACTTCCTCTGCGAGGGCCAGCAGCAGGCCGAGGAGCTCGGCTACTCGCCGCTGCCGAAGAACCTCGTCCAGGCGGGCTTCGAGCAGGTGCGCCGGATACCCGGGGCGCCCACCGGCGCCGTCGACCTGTCCGGCTGCCGCAACCCCACCTTCTCGGCGGACGGCACCAACACCCTCGCCAGGAACGCACCCATGCCGAAGGCCTGCGACAAGCGCGGCGCGACCCAGTGCGGGGACGGGACGGGTGGCGCACGCGGCTCGAACACCCCGGTGAACAACGGTGGTTCGGCCGCCGGTGGCGGCTCCACGGGCGGCAGCGGGAACGCGAACGGCTCCACGGCCGGCGGCACCCAGGGCTCCGGCGCCAACGACGGCTCCACCACCGGCGGTTCCGGCGGCGGCACCGGCTCCGCCACCAACTCCGGTACCGGCAACGGCGGTTCCAGCGGTGGCGGTACGGCCGCCGGGGCCGGCTCGGCCTCCGGCGGCGGCACCGGCGGCGGAGCCGTCGACCCCGACACCGGCGAGGTCCTCGCCGGGGACGCGGGCGGCGGCAACGGCGCCACCGGCGGAGGGGACTCCGGCACCGGCATCGTCGGCACCCCGGTCACCCTCGCCGCCGAGACCGGCGGCGGCCTGCGCGGGGTCCTCATGGCCCTCTCCGTGATCCTGCTCCTCGCCACCGTCGTCGGCCCGCCGCTCGTCGGGCGCGCCCTCACCGCCCGCGCCCGGCGCCAGGGAGGCACCCGATGA
- the deoC gene encoding deoxyribose-phosphate aldolase, producing MPTTASSPTASGAGGAPTSAFADVTASDSALRRFLHGLPGVDAVGLEARAASLGTRSIKTTSKAYAIDLAISMIDLTTLEGADTPGKVRALAAKAVRPDPTDRTTPTTAAVCVYPDMVATAKAAVAGSGVKVASVATAFPAGRAALPVKLADTADAIAAGADEIDMVIDRGAFLAGHYLQVFEQIAAIKAECGDRARLKVIFETGELSTYDNIRRASWLGMMAGADFIKTSTGKVAVNATPANTLLMLEAVRDFRAQTGVQIGVKPAGGIRNTKEAIKFLVLVNETVGEDWLDNHWFRFGASSLLNDLLMQRQKLATGRYSGPDYVTVD from the coding sequence ATGCCCACCACTGCATCCTCCCCCACGGCCTCCGGCGCGGGTGGTGCCCCCACATCCGCATTCGCCGACGTGACCGCGTCCGACAGTGCGCTGCGCCGCTTCCTCCACGGGCTGCCCGGCGTCGACGCCGTCGGCCTGGAGGCGCGCGCCGCGTCCCTCGGCACCCGCTCGATCAAGACCACGTCCAAGGCGTACGCCATCGACCTGGCCATTTCCATGATCGACCTGACGACGCTCGAAGGCGCGGACACCCCGGGCAAGGTCCGGGCACTCGCCGCCAAGGCCGTCCGTCCCGATCCGACCGACCGTACGACCCCGACGACCGCCGCCGTCTGCGTCTACCCCGACATGGTGGCCACCGCCAAGGCCGCCGTCGCGGGCTCCGGCGTCAAGGTCGCCTCCGTCGCCACCGCCTTCCCGGCCGGCCGCGCCGCCCTCCCGGTGAAGCTCGCCGACACGGCCGACGCCATCGCCGCGGGCGCCGACGAGATCGACATGGTCATCGACCGGGGCGCCTTCCTCGCCGGCCACTACCTCCAGGTCTTCGAGCAGATCGCCGCGATCAAGGCGGAGTGCGGTGACCGCGCCCGCCTCAAGGTGATCTTCGAGACCGGCGAGCTGTCCACGTACGACAACATCCGGCGCGCCTCCTGGCTCGGCATGATGGCCGGCGCGGACTTCATCAAGACCTCGACCGGCAAGGTCGCGGTCAACGCCACCCCGGCCAACACGCTCCTGATGCTGGAGGCCGTGCGCGACTTCCGCGCCCAGACCGGCGTCCAGATCGGTGTGAAGCCGGCCGGCGGCATCCGGAACACCAAGGAAGCCATCAAGTTCCTGGTGCTCGTCAACGAGACCGTGGGCGAGGACTGGCTGGACAACCACTGGTTCCGCTTCGGTGCTTCCAGCCTGCTCAACGACCTGCTGATGCAGCGCCAGAAGCTGGCGACCGGCCGTTACTCCGGCCCCGATTACGTGACGGTGGACTGA
- the pstC gene encoding phosphate ABC transporter permease subunit PstC produces the protein MTTETLDPPPGPPPGGPPTGTPPSGGPADPPTDTPRRLHADPGLPDRVFRAVARTGGGLVLAVMLLVGGFLLHRAWQALDRAGLAFLSTETWEPDGGRFGIAAVLLGTVLIALVAIVVAVPLATGAALYISEYAPPRLRRTLVSTVDLMAAVPSVVYGLWGVFWLEESILPIARWIATYLGWIPFLRVDGADPDDPLAPPTVYTSSTFVAGLVVAMMVAPIICSIMREVFSQAPAGEREGAYALGATRWGMIRSVVLPFGKGGMIGGTMLGLGRALGETIAVYMVISQVFTVQWHVLQTGTSSVSSLIALRYGEATPFGMSALMAAGFALFVMTLIVNFAASSIVARSRSGATSDA, from the coding sequence GTGACGACCGAGACCCTTGACCCGCCGCCCGGCCCGCCGCCCGGGGGACCGCCGACCGGCACCCCGCCGTCCGGCGGCCCGGCGGACCCGCCGACCGACACGCCGAGACGGCTGCACGCCGACCCCGGCCTCCCCGACCGGGTCTTCCGCGCCGTCGCCCGCACCGGCGGCGGCCTCGTCCTCGCGGTCATGCTCCTCGTCGGCGGCTTCCTGCTGCACCGCGCCTGGCAGGCCCTCGACCGCGCCGGCCTCGCCTTCCTCAGCACCGAGACCTGGGAACCGGACGGCGGACGCTTCGGGATCGCGGCCGTCCTCCTCGGCACCGTCCTCATCGCGCTCGTCGCGATCGTCGTGGCCGTCCCGCTCGCCACCGGGGCCGCGCTCTACATCTCCGAGTACGCGCCGCCCCGGCTGCGCCGCACCCTCGTCTCCACCGTCGACCTGATGGCCGCCGTGCCCTCCGTCGTCTACGGCCTGTGGGGCGTCTTCTGGCTGGAGGAGTCGATCCTCCCGATCGCCCGCTGGATCGCCACCTACCTCGGCTGGATCCCGTTCCTGCGGGTCGACGGCGCCGACCCGGACGACCCGCTGGCCCCGCCCACCGTCTACACCTCGTCCACCTTCGTCGCCGGCCTCGTCGTCGCCATGATGGTCGCGCCGATCATCTGCTCGATCATGCGCGAGGTCTTCTCCCAGGCCCCCGCCGGCGAACGCGAGGGCGCCTACGCGCTCGGCGCCACCCGCTGGGGCATGATCCGCAGCGTCGTCCTGCCCTTCGGCAAGGGCGGCATGATCGGCGGCACCATGCTCGGCCTCGGCCGCGCCCTCGGCGAGACCATCGCCGTCTACATGGTCATCTCGCAGGTCTTCACCGTCCAGTGGCACGTCCTGCAGACCGGCACCAGCTCGGTGTCCTCCCTCATCGCCCTGCGCTACGGCGAGGCCACGCCCTTCGGGATGTCCGCCCTGATGGCGGCCGGCTTCGCGCTCTTCGTCATGACCCTGATCGTCAACTTCGCCGCCTCGTCCATCGTCGCCCGCAGCCGCTCCGGCGCCACCAGCGACGCGTAA
- a CDS encoding PH domain-containing protein, translating to MTTPEPTPEPSREPGRESIPEQPSVEFADRVFRSPLGIASGVFLLLLAALFAGDAMVRGEGRSPWIALAGLLLAVPLIVAFTIRPAVYANDHRLRVRNPFRSITLPWAAVADIRAGYSSEVFTQEGAKYQLWAVPVSLRQRKKAARRAARASQDDPHGRTSTAADVRDSASRTAPTDQTVADLRELASLHAGNPGARGEVRVRWAYEIVGPAVAGLLLLIILIATG from the coding sequence ATGACGACCCCCGAGCCGACCCCCGAGCCCAGCCGCGAGCCGGGTCGCGAGTCGATCCCCGAGCAGCCGTCCGTCGAGTTCGCCGATCGGGTCTTCCGGTCGCCCCTCGGGATCGCGAGCGGGGTGTTCCTGCTGCTTCTCGCGGCGCTCTTCGCCGGTGACGCGATGGTCAGGGGCGAGGGCCGGTCGCCCTGGATCGCGCTCGCGGGTCTCCTGCTCGCCGTACCGCTGATCGTGGCGTTCACGATCCGGCCGGCCGTGTACGCCAACGACCACCGGCTCCGGGTCCGCAACCCGTTCCGGTCGATCACCCTGCCCTGGGCGGCCGTCGCGGACATCAGGGCCGGCTACTCCAGCGAGGTCTTCACGCAGGAGGGCGCCAAGTACCAGCTGTGGGCGGTCCCCGTCTCGCTGCGCCAGCGCAAGAAGGCGGCCCGCCGGGCCGCCCGTGCCTCCCAGGACGATCCGCACGGCCGTACGTCCACCGCCGCCGACGTACGGGACAGCGCCTCCCGGACGGCGCCCACCGACCAGACCGTCGCCGATCTGCGCGAGCTGGCCTCGCTGCACGCCGGGAACCCGGGGGCGCGGGGCGAGGTGCGGGTGCGCTGGGCGTACGAGATCGTCGGTCCCGCGGTGGCCGGACTGCTGCTCCTGATCATCCTGATCGCGACAGGCTGA
- a CDS encoding aldehyde dehydrogenase family protein translates to MASAFEYAPAPESRSVVDIAPNYGLFIDGEFVEAADGKVFKTVSPATEEVLSEIAQAGAEDVDRAVRAARKAFEKWSALPGSERAKYLFRIARIIQERSRELAVLETLDNGKPIRETRDADLPLVAAHFFYYAGWADKLDHAGYGANPRPLGVAGQVIPWNFPLLMLAWKIAPALATGNTVVLKPAETTPLTALFFADICRQAGLPKGVVNILPGYGETGAALVAHPDVNKVAFTGSTAVGKAIARSIAGTDKKVTLELGGKGANIVFDDAPIDQAVEGIVNGIFFNQGQVCCAGSRLLVQESIQDELLDSLKRRLSTLRLGDPLDKNTDIGAINSSEQLARITSLVEQGEAEGAERWTAACEIPSAGYWFAPTLFTNVTQAHTVARDEIFGPVLSVLTFRTPDEAVAKANNSQYGLSAGIWSEKGSRILAVAGKLRAGVVWANTFNKFDPTSPFGGYKESGFGREGGRHGLEAYLDV, encoded by the coding sequence ATGGCATCTGCATTCGAGTACGCACCGGCGCCCGAGTCCCGGTCCGTCGTCGACATCGCGCCGAACTACGGCCTGTTCATCGACGGCGAGTTCGTCGAGGCCGCCGACGGCAAGGTCTTCAAGACCGTCTCCCCGGCCACCGAGGAGGTCCTGTCCGAGATCGCCCAGGCGGGCGCCGAGGACGTCGACCGCGCCGTCAGGGCGGCCCGGAAGGCCTTCGAGAAGTGGTCGGCGCTGCCCGGCTCCGAGCGCGCCAAGTACCTCTTCCGCATCGCCCGGATCATCCAGGAGCGCAGCCGCGAGCTGGCCGTCCTGGAGACCCTGGACAACGGCAAGCCGATCAGGGAGACGCGCGACGCGGACCTCCCGCTGGTCGCCGCGCACTTCTTCTACTACGCGGGCTGGGCCGACAAGCTCGACCACGCCGGCTACGGGGCGAACCCGAGGCCGCTGGGCGTGGCCGGCCAGGTCATCCCGTGGAACTTCCCGCTGCTGATGCTGGCGTGGAAGATCGCCCCGGCGCTCGCGACCGGCAACACGGTCGTCCTGAAGCCGGCCGAGACGACCCCGCTGACCGCCCTGTTCTTCGCGGACATCTGCCGCCAGGCGGGACTGCCGAAGGGCGTCGTCAACATCCTTCCCGGGTACGGGGAGACGGGCGCCGCGCTGGTCGCGCACCCGGACGTGAACAAGGTCGCCTTCACCGGTTCGACCGCCGTCGGCAAGGCCATCGCGCGCTCGATCGCCGGCACCGACAAGAAGGTCACCCTGGAGCTGGGCGGCAAGGGCGCGAACATCGTCTTCGACGACGCCCCCATCGACCAGGCCGTCGAGGGCATCGTCAACGGCATCTTCTTCAACCAGGGCCAGGTCTGCTGCGCGGGCTCCCGGCTGCTGGTCCAGGAGTCGATCCAGGACGAGCTGCTCGACTCGCTCAAGCGCCGGCTGAGCACCCTGCGGCTCGGCGACCCGCTGGACAAGAACACCGACATCGGCGCCATCAACTCCTCGGAGCAGCTGGCCCGGATCACCTCCCTCGTGGAGCAGGGCGAGGCGGAGGGCGCCGAGCGCTGGACCGCCGCGTGCGAGATCCCGTCGGCCGGTTACTGGTTCGCCCCGACGCTCTTCACGAACGTCACGCAGGCGCACACGGTGGCCCGCGACGAGATCTTCGGCCCGGTCCTGTCGGTGCTGACCTTCCGTACGCCCGACGAGGCCGTCGCGAAGGCCAACAACAGCCAGTACGGCCTGTCGGCCGGCATCTGGTCGGAGAAGGGCTCCCGCATCCTCGCGGTCGCGGGCAAGCTCCGCGCGGGTGTCGTCTGGGCCAACACGTTCAACAAGTTCGACCCGACCTCGCCGTTCGGCGGATACAAGGAGTCGGGCTTCGGCCGCGAGGGCGGCCGTCACGGTCTGGAGGCCTACCTCGATGTCTGA
- a CDS encoding DUF1508 domain-containing protein, with protein MTKGTGVSGTRCLVDMGADGRYGWRLVAQNGRVVARSGGCYDDHAGCRAAFAALCAGHTALAGGVQHTAGGNGWVWLLRDAEGRTAALSGRSYERHSTCRTAYARFRALIAEEGPGWASTALR; from the coding sequence ATGACCAAGGGCACCGGTGTGTCCGGAACGCGCTGTCTGGTCGACATGGGGGCCGACGGGCGCTACGGGTGGCGACTCGTCGCCCAGAACGGAAGGGTCGTCGCGCGGTCGGGGGGCTGCTACGACGACCACGCCGGGTGCCGGGCGGCCTTCGCCGCGCTGTGCGCCGGGCACACGGCCCTGGCCGGCGGGGTACAGCACACCGCGGGCGGCAACGGCTGGGTATGGCTGCTGCGCGACGCGGAAGGGCGTACCGCCGCCCTCTCCGGACGCTCCTACGAGCGCCATTCCACCTGCCGTACCGCCTATGCGCGGTTCCGAGCGCTGATCGCCGAAGAAGGCCCCGGATGGGCCTCAACAGCCTTACGGTGA